The genome window ATCGAAGGCCAGGAATTTGAGGCTTTCAGTACGTCGGGGGGCTTGGGAACTATGTGCGAGACGTACGCGGGTCAGGTCGATACCTTGAATTACAAAACCATTCGTTACCCTGGACACGCTAAACTCATGCGCTTTCTGTTGTATGAGCTGATTTTGAAAGAAAAACGTGCTCTGGTTGAGCAGATACTGACCGAAGCAAAGCCGCCCGTGCAGGAAGATGTTGTTTATGTCTATGCTGTAGTAGAAGGCTGGAATGGCACGGAGCTGGCTCGCGAAGAATTTTACCGCGCTTATCATCCACGCCAGATTGACGGGCAGCACTGGCGGGCTATTTCCTGGACCACGGCTGGTTCCGTAGCCGCCGTCGTTGAACTGGTTGCCGACGGGTTATTACCGCAAAAAGGTTTTATCAAGCAGGAAGAGATCCCTTTTGATGCGTTTCTGGAGACGAGAAACGGGCAGGCTTTCCGAAAAGAACTAATAATAACTGAAGCGTAAATACCGATTGGGGCGGCCATGTACCGCCCCAATCGACTTTAAATCAGATCACGTTCATGGTCTGTTCTTTGATCTTCTCCAGCTCGTCTTTCATCTGAACCACCAGGCGCTGAATCACCACATCGTTTGCTTTGGAGCCGATGGTATTGATCTCCCGACCGATTTCCTGCGAGATAAAATTGAGCTTTTTCCCGTTCGCCTCTTCGGTTGACAGAACTTCCAGGAAATAATCCAGGTGATTTTTGAGGCGGACTTTTTCTTCGGAAATTTCGAATTTTTCGACGTAGTAAATCAATTCCTGCTCAAACCGGTTCTGGTCGATTTCCTCTCCGGCCAACAATTCCGTGACCATATTCCGAAGCCGCTCCCGCACCGCCGGAATCCGTTTCACATCCTGCGTCTCAACGAGAATGAGCCGCTCCCGGATGGCAATGATGTACTCCCGAAATTTGATTTCCAGGGCATTGCCCTCCTGCCGCCGGAACTCATCGCATTTCCGAATGGCTTCCAGAACCGTAGTCGAGATTAGCTCCCAATCCTGCGCCTGGGTGTCGGGCATGGCTACCGATTCTGAATTATACGCATTGGGCTGTTGCAAAGCCAGCTTAAAGAGGTCGCTGTCTGAAACGGCCAGCCCTAAACCGACGCTGGTTTCCCGAAAATCAGTTACGTAAGCTTCGACCAGCGGACGGTTTACGGCCACACCGGGACGCGTGTTCGCCAGGCGATTAATCGTCAGGGTAAATTCTACCTTACCGCGTTCCAGCTTTTGGGTCAACAAATTCCGAAGTTCTATTTCTTTATCCGAATAATGCTTGGGAATCCGGCAATAAATGTCCAGAAACTTGGAATTGAGGGTCTTCAGTTCTACAGTAACCGTGAGGCCATCTACCTCATGCGTTGCGCTGCCGAACCCGGTCATGGATTTGAGCATAACTAAATGTGTCTTGGCTATAGCTGGCTATTTTTAGCTACTTCCGGGGTTGTTGTTAAGGCATTTTT of Tellurirhabdus bombi contains these proteins:
- a CDS encoding YicC/YloC family endoribonuclease, yielding MLKSMTGFGSATHEVDGLTVTVELKTLNSKFLDIYCRIPKHYSDKEIELRNLLTQKLERGKVEFTLTINRLANTRPGVAVNRPLVEAYVTDFRETSVGLGLAVSDSDLFKLALQQPNAYNSESVAMPDTQAQDWELISTTVLEAIRKCDEFRRQEGNALEIKFREYIIAIRERLILVETQDVKRIPAVRERLRNMVTELLAGEEIDQNRFEQELIYYVEKFEISEEKVRLKNHLDYFLEVLSTEEANGKKLNFISQEIGREINTIGSKANDVVIQRLVVQMKDELEKIKEQTMNVI